The DNA sequence AGGAGGTGGAAGCGGTACGGGTCTGATATAACTGTGCTGATATAACCTGAGTTGCTCAAATGAAAATCCATTTCATGAATTACCCTCACCAGGTTTTGAACCAGGAATCGTTGGGTTACAAAGGGCTATTATACtccaaaaaatgttgttttccaAACTTTCCATTGTCCCTATAGAAATGAATGCTGGTAACCAGGTTTTTGCAACATCAAGGCTTCTTTTGTTAAATTTTTAACACAGTGTCAACATTGTGTCACTCGCAGAGCACCTGtgacacaaaataaacaagtgGCATTTTAATAGTCATGGCTGACAAGTAGTTGTTCATAAATTGCAGGCATATACCTGTGGTTTGAAGCTGAGGttaatagtttttctttttatgtttgCCTTGCCTTGGTTATAAAACTGGTCAGACCAGAGCCACATAGCAGATACATTCATTAATCTCTTTTAAGCTAATttaacttttacattttaaacatttattataaattagtTTGAGTAGTAGAAGTGTGTGTCTGTCTTtaacatgtttgtgtttgttcttcAGCTCCAGGAGCAGCAGGAGCGGCTAATGAAGATAAACGCAGAGCTCAGACACAAGCAGAATATCATACAGACTCAGCTGAAGAGCGCAGTGGAGAGGAGGACCGACCTGGAGGCCGACCTGTGCGAGaaacagaaagagatagagcGCCTGAACTCACAACTAGAAACAGCCAGCGTGAATACTGCTGCTGAAACGGTTAGTCAGGATAATATTACTTTGATTCTTACTAACACATTAGCTGTCCTGCATTAGGTTTATATGTGGGTTTGTGGGTATTcataatttttgtatttcctAAAAGCATAATGAGACAGAAGCTTCTGTGTTCCTCTTGTGGGGGGTTTAGGTATTGGTATGTACTACTGCAGGGCCTAAATTCCGCTTTGGTTGGTTGGATGTGGCATATATAGGTCATGTTTGCCCTTACAGGAGTGTAACGGACATGTTTGTGCACAACTCCCCTTCAGCTTACAAACATTTCTGGATGCTTGATTAAATTCTGACATTAAAGCCTTGTCAGAATCTTTTTCACTTTAGTTTTATCTTAACAACAGAGATGATTCAaattcagaaataaaaaatacaaaggaATAAGTTTGCAAAATAAGAGGATGTTTAATACACTGAACTAGATCTGAGTATTATTtagaaaataactgttttattattttatatgtaaatattatataaaattattttgtatgaatatttacattatactgtttttgttttattttattgttttttttaaattgatgacGTAAATAGcctaatttaaatttaatttaatttagattgATTTATTTCTTAATAACAGACTAACATAGattatttaaattcagaaataaaataagcttttagtaattaacaaaaaaataaaaaaataaaatattataatataaataattataaatataaatttagaaaggacctgttttttatttattattttacatttaattattattaaatatattatttatattaaactgtttttgttttatttattattttcaaaaatttatcttaatttaaatttagttataatataaattgaattaattttattattatttaaaatcagaaataaaataagcttttagtaattaacaaaaaataaaaaaaaatacttattataatataaataattataaatataaatggttTAGAAAGGAGCtgattttttgtatttattattttaaatttaattattattaaattatctttataatatttatattaaactgtttttattatttttaaacttaatttaaatataattcagAGTGTTTCTTATGAAATCACTTAAACATCTTATTTAAGCAACACTATGTACCACACTTTTTGTTATtagtttaatgattaattatagtaatgtgcaataTGTGTGCCGCAAACACTgtaaaagtgttaccaaactgtctttttaaaaaaaaaaatggaatcagCTGCAGATCAACTGTGATCAAGTCAGACATTTATGGTATTTGACTCACATACTCTTATAATTCCACCTTTGCCTCCTTCAGAGCAATTCAGCCATTGACCTCACAGATAAGATGATCATTGACTTGAAGGATCCAAATCGGCCATGTTTTACCAAGCAGGAAGTACGGGATATGCTTTTTGAGAGGAACGAGTTGAAAGCCAATCTCTTTCTGGTGAAAGAGGAGCTTGCATATTACCAAAGGTGAGACAGATGTGTTTGTGACGGATACTAATCTTTTATATCAGCACAATGTCCTTTGAACACACATTTCTCTGTTTTCTTAGGGAAATTCTGAATGATGAGAGATGCCCAGGGTTCTTACTCGATGCCGTGCGCTCTGCCATAAAAAAGCAGAGGACTGTCATAAAGTCTAAAATGCTCGGTATACCTGTTAGCGAATGTAGCACGTGAGTACACGCCACAAACATACTGGTAGAATACAGTGATTAATGTTGTGTTTAACCGTGTTTCACTGTCATATAGAGATGAGACAGACGGCCCTTTGTTTGAGAGGAGTGGAAATGAAGACATTGACACTGACAGCAGACCCCAGGACTCGCGCATCAGAAACCTGTGAGTGCTGCACTTATGCTAAAACAAAACAGACCTATAGCAATAACTTATTTCAGTACAACAATCTACTTAAATACTAACCTACTTCACTAAAAAACGGGTTTCAGTAGAATTAGGTTATGGGATAAGCCCACCAGTCTTGGgtacaataaatacattataagtGTGAAAGATTTAGTTTGTTCTTGTAGTTTAAGATGAAGTTTAAGATGTAGCAACAGCAGAAATTCCTCTTGGTGCTAATGCAACCAAAATATCCTTCTATGCTGTAAAAGTTTTGCACTTGTTATGGTCGCTGTTGATGTGTGTAATTTTGTTGTTATGTAGTTTTTATGCAGTATTTTTTTAGTTGTGTGTCACATTACACACCTTTATGAAGCAAATCTGCCTGATTTTATCCTTAAAAATTACCTTAAGTTGTGTAATTTAATGCAGTCAGATTGATTTTGTATTACATAATATTTTGGGCCAAATTTCATTTGTTACCAAgattaatttagatgttaccacttattattattattattattattattattacatgtttACATTCTTTACATTTCTTACCACATTTTTAGGTTACACGACAgaaatttgtttttacatttactttttctTGTTTACATTTCTTACCAAATTTTTAGGTTACAtgacaaacatttttacattgtagCCTGTGGGGCAGGCTGGGCTTGTTAAACTTTCCCTTTAAAAGTATGTTGGTGCAACTTCAAGTATTGTGCAACTGACAATATACTTCCTTGAGAAGCTCCTGTattgcacatttttaaataaaactctTTTATAAATGGGATCTGATCTCTTCTCTATAGAAGCTTGTTTGCGCTacggaataaaacaatttaaaagataattgtgacttatCTCACaaatcagacttttttctcgcagttgcaagtttatatattgaaattttgactttttttctcaaaatttcgagtttatacctcacaattttgactttataacacgcaattgagactttatatcacataattttgactttattcgtttatatctcgtaattctggcaattgcgagtttatatcttgcaattctgactttataactggcaGTTGCGAGtatatatcacgcaattctgagaagaaaagtcagagttgcgagatgtaaactcgcaattgtgagaaaaaatgtgaaaactgtgagataaaaagtcgcaatttttttaatttttattcagtggctgaaacaagtttccatactTCTCTGTATATAGTATAATTTGTTTGATACACAGACACAAATTACTACATACTATACTGTATCATCTGGTTCTTAGCAGCATTCATTCTATATGTTCTTGTGAAAACCCTAAGCTGATTTTAGAGATCTCCTAATCACATTTCTCTCTTCAGCTTAGTAACCTTAGTAACTGAGCATGCCAACTAGCTActgaaactgaactgtttcaaaaataGTACTGAAATCCCCCTCTGTCATTCTTCTATCAGTGATTTAAAGCTCTTATCTCCTGTGACTCAAACCTTTAGATTTGGTTTCCTGACGCGGTCCAGTCTTACTAGGAGCTCCGGTTCCCAGCCCTCTGGCCTTCCGACATCCAGCTCCACATGGGAAATCATCGATCCAGATGAGCAGAGAGACGACACCCTCAGCTCCTCCTGAGAACCATCCCATCTGTCACTCATTCTTACCTGGTTCAAAATATGTTCTTGATCTCATTTTGGTTTCAAACGAAGGAACGGACTGAAGATTGTACTGAGAGAAAACAATTTCTCTATGTATTTGGTTATACAGATATGgtatttttatggtttttgcCTATGCAGTAATTTCTACTTGTGGTATAAAAAAATAGTCAGCACTTAGCTTTTGTTAAGTTTACCTGATAGCTAGGGTTGAGCCTGATGGTCACTCAAAAGAAGACCTGAAGATGAGTTTAGACTGTGTCAGTCAcatacatattttgttgttagtTGTTTACACTTCTGTTCATAAGTTTGGggtctaacatttttttaaaactttttgaaagaagtctctttatGCGCAGcacatcaaggctgcatttatttgatcaaaaatacagtacagtaaGATTGTGAAATATGTGTgaaactgttttccattttaatatatattttaatatgtaatttatttttgtcttgtcaaagctgaattttcagcatcgttactccaatcttcagtgtcacatgatccttcagaaatcattctaatgtgctgatttggtgaaCAAGAAACAATCAatatttatcaatgttgaaaactgtgcttcttaataattttgtggaaactttaaaaaaaaaaaaacaataaaacatcttttatttgaaatagatcttttgtaacattataaatgtctttactgatcaatttaatgcatgcttgctgaataaaagtattaatttcttaaaaaacaaaaaacaaaacaatcttactgaccccaaacttttcaatggtagtgtatatatggataaaggtgaagtgtatattttttcactttttcctATTCCAGTTTAATATGCTAATACAACTGTAAGACATTTGATTGCTTTTCCAACGAGTGTAAACAATGGCTTTGTGGCACTTTCAAAATATTGCTATTTTAAGGCCCAACATGTCCACTTCTGGCTCAACCAGTGGCATGTGGTTAGGGCAGGGCTGCTTGTAATAAGCTGTTTAGTGGGAAATTGGCTTGGAAGGGATGGTAGGAGGGTTTGGAAACAATCATTATTCTTGTAATTTCATTTGGTGGTGCATAAATGACTGCAGACTGGTGCACTTAAAACCATGGGAGAAATCTGCAGTGTTTTGATAATCATAATACACCTGGCATTATATTTTAGATGTCTGGATGGGAACCTACAGAGAAATATAGCAGCTATTTTTATAGAGAGTATATTTAATATGGATAAAGATACTGACATTGTACTACCAAAGATACTGACATTGTATTACCATTGCTATCAGAGATAATCACACTGACCCTTTTATGTCACTAGGGGGCATTAGAGTGTTTTGTATTCATGTTcttcaagtatatttttcttataaaacatTAGCTGTCCCTAAAAAGTATCCATTTTCTATAAGGGTTCTATAAGGATTATCAGCGTGTTTttaacatataaatattttaatatttgcatcTAATATGTGGTGTGGAGATGTCCTCTATTGTTAAAAAATTGTCTGATCTGTTAAAGGATAgttctttcaaaaatgaaaatcctgtcataaTTTCCTTagcttcatgtcattccaaactagTTTGACtgtcttctgcagaacacaaaagagtTTTATATGTTAAGATATGTTAAGacatttgaagaatgttcaaacCATCTTTTGGTtatcattgacttccattgtatggacaaaaaaacactagatatttctcaaaacatcttcttttgtgttccacagaagtaaGTCAGTCATAATAGTTTGGTacaacatgggggtgagtatgacagaatgttaatttttgggtgaacaatttCTTTAACGAGTTGGCACTTTGCCCCTGTCAGCCATTCAACTGATCAGATATGGTGTGTTACTCAGcctttatgttaaaaaaagatgcaaaaatgTGGACATGATTCAACTATAATTTGTATGCGTCTTAAGGTGTTCCCTGATTGAGAGGAAGTCTGTGTTTCCTCAGGAGGAAATTAGAGATAATGGGTGCCCATATGTTTTAAAGGCCCTTAGCTGTCTGTGACTCATCTGTTTATCTTTGGACCTTTGGAAATAAAAGTTAATGAGTCCCATATTGACCTTTTactatgtattttatttttttgcaaacatGTTTGTTACTAGAAAGTGCtgtaaagctaaataaaatctTTAGGTGTTATTGCGATGTTTGTCCATGTGATTTTTGACCTGAAgagattttgaacaaaaaggCCATCTATACTCAGTAAAATGTtctaatatatgtatttttacatatGAAGGTAATTGGTAAGGATGAGAAGATGTTGGCAGGCAGGCTGACCATTAAAAATACCCAACTCCTCCCCAAATTTCTAGGCCTtgattttttctttaaacaacCAGTGGCTTTTTGAATTAGAGGAAGCTAGCTTTTCTTCCTCAGGAAACTTGCAGAGGAAACAAAGAGAATTGGAGAGCCCATTTTGCTACAGAGACTGGACTGGATCTTTTCTGTTCCAGAAGTACAGAACTAACCTGGACCGGTGGCGTGGTAGGAGAGGGGGTTCGGTTTTGGTCGGTCCGGTGGGGATGGACACCTTTCTGACCTCATTTGGACTGATGCTCATGTGTGTCCAGTGCTCAGCTCAGAGTCTCAATCCAGCCGGGAAAAATGTCTGCCTCAGTATCAGGTACTGGCTCAGAATTATGATGAAGTATCTTTGTCTCAGATATTTCTCCTAAAATTcttcaggaaaaaaatatagCAAATGTTTCACTGTTCTTCATAAAGTAATAATAGAGAACAATAAATGAACATGAATATAGACAACTTTAAAGTCTCAATTCGAAATGtttgatcaaattaaaaatcataGATATTGGGACATTTTTAGATCATTTTGAGAGACTACTGAAATCTCTTCTAAAACTCTATGGTATTACGTCTTCAATTTTTCTCAATTTAATCTCATTACTAATCACTAGAAACAGTCGAGATCTTCTTTGTTTTGTACTTCCTAAGAGGTTTCTTATGTTATGAACCCATTTTATTTGTCTCTCTATCCTACTTATAAACTGTTTATTTCTTCTATTTATTATGAAAGTAGATTCAATACATGTATGGTAGCCTAGGCCTATATAACGTCCGCTATATTTTCTCAAAAGGGATTCTTCTCCCACATGTTGCTCTGGATGGGGCCAAAACGGTGATGAATGCACTATCCGTGAGTACTGAAACCATCTGTAGATGTAGTTTAATACAAAATCTAttacattgttgttttattgatgATACACAAGGCTTGTTTCCCGTGGGCTTGTAGATGTCAGCAGTTTTGTGAAGCTGGGGTTTCAGTTCTTGTTGTCTATAAGTCTCCCTTTTTGTTTTCTCAGCCCTCTGTGAGGGTGAAAGAGCCTGTCTGCACGATGAAGTGTGTGTTCACCCTGGATTTTGTCGATGTAAACCTGGATTTTACGGGTACCAGTGCAAAACCCGTGAGTAATATCATTATCACCTAGGTTTCTGTTTTCAAGACTGCCTTTTGCAGATGTATAGCTGTGGCCTTTAGGTTTGACATTCAAacaatatcacacgagcaagAATGCCTGATAAAAGTGTGATGCTGCTTTGTATGAACAATTTAATATTGAATTAACCTAAATAGCCTTAATTGAGTCAATTAAAGTAGTTCCAAAGCAAAATCAACCTGTTACCAACAACATACAGTAGTGATGAgagaaacaaagctttttgaaactgaatcaattgaaccaacAGTGTCACAAAATAATTTACTGTTTAGaagcacacaaaacacacaggcTGTCAGCACCTGCTGCTCAAAACTGtgcaaatgcaacaaaaacttagcccaaacatgtatgacactttttaaaaaccaattgctatttgtttttattaaagagTTATCTATTAAATGTAATCTACAttaaataccattaaatataaattaaataccattaaatataaAGTTTCTGTAAAATTTGTAttcttttataatatttgttttttgtgttattagatagggcttttttttttttaacaaaaataaaaatatttgtaaatgtttcaaagcttcatgaatcaGTGTACACAGAGTAGTGGCGTtcctgaaagggttagttcacccaaaaatgaaaattctgtcatttattactcaccctcatgttattccacatccgtaagaccttcgttcatcttcagaacacaaattaagatgtttttgatcaaatccgatggcttagtgtGGCCtgtattgacagcaagataattaacactttcaaacacccagaaagctactaaagacatatttaaaacagttcatgtgactacagcggttcaatcttaatgttatgacgcgacgagaatactttttgtgcgccaaaaaaccccaaaataacgactttattcaacaatatctagtgatgggcgatttcaaaacactgcttcatgaagcttcgaagctttacgaatcttttgtctccaatcagtggttcggagcgtgtatcaaactgccaaagtcacgtgatttcagtaaatgaagCTTCGTtttgtcataagtgtttcgaaacatttcaaaatttcagtggttcaccactggggggtgtgactttggcagtttggtacaagctccgaaccactgattcaaaacaaaagattcgtaaagcttcgaagcttcatgaagcagtgttttgaaatcatccatcgctagatattgttaaataaagacgttattttgttttcttggcacacaaaaagtattttcgtcacttaataacattaaggttgaaccactatagtcacatgaactgttttaaatatgtctttagtacctttctgggcatttgaaagtgttaattatcttgctgtcaatctatgctcactgagccatcggactttatcaaaaatatcttaatttgtgttccgaagatgaacgaaggtcttacgggtgtgttatatatattttatcatatatatatatatatatatatattttttttttttttttcatttttgggtggactgtGTACACCTTTTAGGAAAAGGCGTTTTAAGCAAATTTTACAGGAATACTAAGGGGGTAAACTAATAtgttgaattaatgattcaatgctCACTTGTGACATTAgtttgttgccacctactggtgtaattaTGTAATTGATGCAATAAAATTCGAGAacaggaactaactgttctATAAAAATGATCTCTGTCCAAACAAAACTGGATAAATGTTCCTTTCTAACATTGTTAATATATTCTTacataatattcatattattttctATTGTTTTCATTGTATGTAGTACTGTGTTTCTAGTTCTGATTGGAATTCTTATTTCTCCGCAGGTTGTCCTTCTGAATTTTGGGGGGCGGATTGTCGTGAGCTTTGTCCCTGTCACCCTCATGGGCTCTGTGACCCAGTCACAGGTGAGTGCTCGTGCCTGCCTAACCGCTGGGGCAACCTGTGCCAAAACAGCTGCAAATGTACACGTCATGGGAAATGTGACCCTGTCTATGGCAACTGCACTTGTGAGGAGGGCTGGTGGACATCCACTTGCTCCAAAGTCTGTCAGTGCCACCTCGCTACATCCACCTGTGACCAAGCCACAGGCCGCTGCTTGTGTAACGAGGGCTACTGGGGCCAAAAGTGCAGCCTGCGATGCAACTGCTACGTGTCCCCCTGCCTGCAGCGCACAGGGGAGTGTCAGTGTCTGCACGGCTGGTGGGGTCCATCCTGTGACCGCCGTTGTAATTGTAATCTCAACCATGCCGACTGTGACTTGCAAACTGGCACCTGTTTGTGCTACCCGGGTTACAAAGGCTCTGTCTGCAATGAGCCTTGTGAGAGTGGAAAGTACGGCAGTGGCTGTAAGAAGAGGTGAGTGAAAAGGcaaattaaagggatatttcatgATATAACATGAATTTTTTGGTTCATCCATGATTTCTGTGTTCTcctatctgtgtgtgtgagtgtagcTGTGGACACTGTGAAGGGGGCAGGTCTTGCTCTAAACAGGACGGCCTGTGTGATGCTTGTGCACCAGGGTGGAATGGCACTCGCTGTGACCAGAGCTGTCCTGCAGGTTATTATGGCCATCACTGCCGAGAGGTTTGTCCGCATTGCAGAAATATGGACCCATGTGACCCTGAAACTGGAGAATGCTTACAATGTGATCCTGGCTGGACTGGACCAAGGTACAGATCTGTTGGGATTCAGCTCTGAAAAGAACACCCTATTGTCTTATTTACTGTGGCAAACTACAGTGGTctaaaaaggacatttaaaaatgtgtacacttaaagggttagttcacacaaaaattaaatttctgtcattaggtactcaccctcatattgttccaaacctgtaagaccttcattcatcttcggaacacaaattgagccggcgttcggatgtaaacatggaagctctgcaatgcgTTCACTGCACCAACTGTGtaacagactgacagggaagaggaaaaattgttgaataaagttgttgtttttgttatgtttttgagcataaaaagtattctcgtcacttcataacattaaggttgaaccactgcagtcacatggactattttaaccatgtctttactacttctctggaccttgaaggtagtaatttcattgctttctatggaagataaaaaaaaaaaaaaaaacctcttggatttcatcaaaaatatcttaatttgtgttccgaagatgaacgaaggtcttgtgggtttggaacgacatgagggtgagtaatttagttgaactaaccctttaaaggtagGGTCATTTTTGGAAAGGCTAGCAATAGTGAGCTAGCTTTGAAaacataagatcccaccctcccttcagagcgtc is a window from the Ctenopharyngodon idella isolate HZGC_01 chromosome 15, HZGC01, whole genome shotgun sequence genome containing:
- the rilp gene encoding RILP-like protein 1; amino-acid sequence: METCVIAVEENQNDIVKTHSCFERTFSSMTVDDVYEIAKLVGSEVEKLIDSYGKSSVEGLVSHIVKVLELLESFAARNQSHKCKEDELLKAFETLQLQQQKKRHVKECDETSNSFESRDWYQKEKKLKETVEVLQSQVHQLKEENQELLTRLQCTHSKEDRTQRQEREVMLKLKEVVDKQRDELRAKVQEISSMSKEVEALQEQQERLMKINAELRHKQNIIQTQLKSAVERRTDLEADLCEKQKEIERLNSQLETASVNTAAETSNSAIDLTDKMIIDLKDPNRPCFTKQEVRDMLFERNELKANLFLVKEELAYYQREILNDERCPGFLLDAVRSAIKKQRTVIKSKMLGIPVSECSTDETDGPLFERSGNEDIDTDSRPQDSRIRNLFGFLTRSSLTRSSGSQPSGLPTSSSTWEIIDPDEQRDDTLSSS